Proteins encoded in a region of the Paenibacillus pedocola genome:
- a CDS encoding flotillin family protein — protein MVDIPDYLLIPAVVVAVLFVLGIAFWARYKTVGPDEGMIVTGSFLGRNHISDDGSGRKIKIVRGGGAFILPVFQKAEFMSLLSHKLDVTTPEVYTEQGVPVIADGVAIIKVGSSTEDVATAAEQFMGKPIDALKSEAQEVLEGHLRAILGSMTVEEVYRNRDRFAQEVQGVAARDLKKMGLQIVSFTIKDVRDKHGYLEALGKPRIAAVKRDAEIAEAEALRDARIQKANAEEQGQKAELLRDTNIAEASKDNQLKVAAFKRDQDTAKAEADQAYHIQEARAKQTVVEEQMKVELVRKEREIDLQAKEIQVREKQYDAEVKKKAEADRYAVEQAAEADKAKRMREADALQYSIETQARATSEQKRLEGQAVADAELAKGKAESEVIRLRGLAEAEAKEKLAEAFQKFGEAAVLDIIVKMLPDLAGRIAEPLASIDKLTVVDTGNGEGAARVSNYVTQLMSTAPEMLKSVSGIDVEALIKGLTKKSVPAPAGNIIQAVPQPQSPAESKELNE, from the coding sequence ATGGTTGATATTCCTGATTATTTATTAATTCCTGCAGTAGTTGTTGCTGTACTGTTTGTGCTGGGGATCGCATTCTGGGCCCGCTACAAGACAGTAGGACCTGATGAAGGGATGATTGTTACCGGTTCGTTTCTTGGCAGGAATCATATCTCCGATGATGGCTCCGGCCGCAAAATCAAGATTGTCCGCGGGGGAGGCGCCTTTATCCTTCCGGTGTTCCAGAAGGCAGAATTTATGTCGCTGCTCTCCCATAAGCTTGATGTGACAACCCCGGAAGTATACACCGAGCAAGGGGTTCCCGTTATTGCCGACGGCGTAGCGATCATTAAGGTGGGCAGCTCCACTGAGGATGTGGCAACAGCTGCTGAGCAGTTTATGGGCAAACCGATCGATGCGCTGAAAAGTGAAGCCCAGGAGGTACTGGAGGGCCATCTGCGGGCCATTCTCGGTTCAATGACCGTAGAAGAGGTATACCGAAACCGGGACCGTTTTGCCCAGGAGGTGCAGGGAGTCGCAGCGCGTGATCTGAAGAAGATGGGGCTGCAGATCGTCTCGTTCACGATTAAAGATGTGCGTGATAAGCATGGCTACCTTGAAGCACTCGGGAAGCCGCGGATTGCCGCTGTGAAGCGGGATGCGGAAATCGCTGAAGCGGAAGCGCTGCGGGATGCGCGGATCCAGAAGGCGAATGCGGAGGAGCAGGGGCAAAAAGCAGAGCTGCTGCGTGATACGAACATCGCCGAAGCGTCGAAGGACAATCAGCTCAAGGTCGCTGCGTTTAAGCGTGATCAGGATACAGCCAAGGCGGAAGCCGACCAGGCGTACCATATCCAGGAGGCGCGTGCCAAGCAGACAGTGGTAGAGGAGCAAATGAAGGTTGAGCTGGTCCGCAAGGAGCGCGAAATCGATCTGCAGGCTAAGGAAATCCAGGTCCGCGAGAAGCAGTATGATGCGGAAGTGAAGAAAAAAGCGGAAGCCGACCGCTATGCGGTAGAGCAGGCAGCGGAAGCTGACAAGGCCAAACGGATGCGCGAGGCGGATGCCCTGCAGTATAGCATCGAGACCCAGGCTAGAGCGACATCCGAGCAGAAGCGGCTGGAGGGCCAGGCGGTGGCTGATGCGGAGCTGGCCAAAGGTAAAGCGGAGTCCGAGGTTATCCGGCTGCGCGGTCTTGCCGAAGCGGAGGCCAAGGAGAAGCTGGCTGAAGCCTTCCAGAAGTTCGGTGAAGCTGCGGTCCTCGACATCATCGTCAAGATGCTGCCAGACCTGGCCGGCCGGATTGCGGAGCCGCTGGCTTCCATCGATAAGCTTACAGTGGTGGATACCGGTAACGGCGAAGGTGCAGCCCGGGTCAGCAATTATGTGACCCAGCTGATGTCCACCGCTCCGGAAATGCTGAAGAGCGTCTCCGGCATTGATGTGGAGGCGCTGATCAAAGGACTCACCAAGAAGTCCGTGCCAGCACCAGCAGGCAATATCATTCAAGCTGTGCCGCAGCCGCAAAGTCCGGCTGAGAGCAAGGAGTTAAACGAATAG
- the glcT gene encoding glucose PTS transporter transcription antiterminator GlcT, with translation MGSITVAKVLNNNVIIAQHPQYAEVVVIGKGIGFNRKSRDKINLSSVEKMFILRNQEEQEQYKQLVPQVDEKLIEVVQEIVLHIIQSSSQPLNEHIHIALTDHISFAIRRNEQNIAIHNPFLYETKEIYPEEYRLAEYAIGRINEIMAVTLPVDEIGFVALHIVSALSNRDISEVKQHSLLIGDLVSLVEDNLNYRVPRDSLDYSRLVTHLRFVLERLRRGETVRETSSLDGLMKREYPEMYMLAWKLTKVIEQRVRIPVYPAEVSYLTIHLQRLAQKKEDEADMEQER, from the coding sequence GTGGGCAGCATAACAGTGGCCAAGGTACTCAATAACAATGTAATTATTGCCCAGCACCCCCAATATGCCGAAGTCGTCGTGATTGGCAAGGGAATCGGGTTTAACCGTAAAAGCCGTGACAAAATCAATCTGTCCTCCGTGGAGAAGATGTTTATTCTCCGCAACCAGGAGGAGCAGGAACAGTATAAGCAGCTGGTTCCCCAGGTAGACGAGAAGCTCATTGAGGTTGTGCAGGAAATCGTGCTGCATATTATTCAGAGCAGCAGTCAGCCGCTCAATGAACACATCCATATTGCACTTACAGATCATATTTCATTTGCCATTCGCCGTAATGAGCAGAATATCGCGATTCACAATCCTTTTCTGTATGAGACCAAAGAAATTTATCCGGAAGAATACAGACTGGCAGAGTATGCGATAGGAAGGATTAACGAGATAATGGCGGTAACTTTGCCGGTCGATGAGATTGGTTTCGTTGCCCTGCATATTGTCAGTGCGCTCAGTAACCGCGATATCTCGGAGGTGAAGCAGCATTCGCTGCTGATCGGAGATTTAGTGAGCCTGGTGGAAGATAATTTGAATTACCGTGTTCCGCGTGATTCGCTGGATTATTCAAGGCTGGTCACCCATCTGCGTTTCGTGCTGGAAAGGCTGCGCCGCGGTGAAACGGTGCGGGAAACCTCCTCCCTGGATGGTCTGATGAAGCGTGAGTATCCGGAAATGTACATGCTGGCCTGGAAGCTGACCAAAGTCATTGAACAACGGGTCCGTATTCCGGTATATCCGGCAGAAGTAAGCTATCTGACGATTCATTTGCAGCGCCTGGCCCAGAAGAAAGAGGATGAGGCGGATATGGAGCAAGAGCGGTAA
- a CDS encoding protease, with amino-acid sequence MQTLYLGCLALGVIFAVVSVLVGDLIGSALHGIFDFISFDFLNPAVLAGAVTVFGGAGILLTRYSGLEDGAVLALSLLIAAFMAVVLYLAVIKPMDKSEMSTGFSMNDLPGKIGEITVPVPAAGYGEIMVKFGAGNSLHTAASFEHQPLPAGIKVVVVDVRDGVALVSEFEERKGADM; translated from the coding sequence ATGCAAACGCTGTATTTGGGCTGTTTGGCACTCGGCGTAATTTTTGCGGTGGTCAGTGTACTGGTGGGGGATCTGATCGGGAGTGCTCTGCACGGGATTTTTGATTTTATCTCGTTCGATTTCCTGAATCCTGCAGTGCTGGCAGGAGCAGTTACGGTATTCGGAGGGGCAGGAATACTGCTTACGCGCTACAGCGGGCTGGAAGATGGTGCTGTTCTTGCCTTGTCACTGCTGATAGCGGCGTTTATGGCGGTGGTCCTGTATCTCGCAGTGATCAAGCCGATGGATAAAAGCGAGATGTCGACAGGCTTCTCTATGAATGACCTGCCGGGTAAGATCGGGGAAATTACGGTCCCGGTTCCGGCGGCAGGCTATGGGGAGATCATGGTGAAGTTTGGCGCGGGAAACAGCCTGCATACGGCGGCGAGCTTTGAGCACCAGCCCCTCCCTGCCGGGATCAAGGTGGTTGTAGTAGATGTGCGTGATGGTGTCGCGCTGGTATCGGAATTTGAAGAGAGAAAAGGAGCGGATATGTGA
- a CDS encoding iron-containing alcohol dehydrogenase — protein MRKFEFHNPTKLIFGQGTLQALQTEVPKYGKNVLLMYGGGSIKRSGLYDNVLAELKAIGAVVTELAGVEPNPRLSTVHKGVELCREHNIELILAVGGGSVLDCAKAVAVGAKYEGDMWDFVERKAAPQGALPLGTVLTMAATGSEMNNGSVITNEVTKEKMGWGSVHAFPAFSILDPENTFSLPRDQTVYGMVDIMSHTLEHYFHTDGNTPVQDGFCETLLRTVIETAPKLIEDLNNYELRETIMYCGTMALNGMVSMGFAGDWATHNIEHAVSAVYDIPHGGGLAILFPQWMKYNLSTNPARFRQLAVNVFGIDPTGKTDEEAGLEGIEALRSFWDSIGAPKTLGDYDIDDSEIGSMADKAVRFGPFGNFRKLQREDVVEIYKMAL, from the coding sequence ATGCGTAAATTTGAATTTCATAACCCTACCAAGCTGATATTTGGACAAGGAACCTTGCAGGCGCTGCAAACGGAAGTGCCGAAATACGGTAAAAATGTACTGCTGATGTACGGGGGCGGCAGCATCAAACGCAGCGGTCTCTATGATAATGTGCTTGCAGAGCTGAAGGCAATCGGAGCGGTCGTTACAGAATTGGCCGGAGTTGAACCGAATCCGCGCTTGTCCACTGTACATAAAGGCGTGGAACTGTGCCGTGAGCACAATATTGAGCTGATTCTTGCTGTCGGAGGCGGAAGTGTGCTGGACTGTGCCAAAGCTGTAGCAGTAGGAGCGAAATATGAAGGCGACATGTGGGACTTTGTAGAACGTAAGGCCGCTCCGCAGGGCGCACTGCCGCTGGGCACGGTGCTGACAATGGCAGCGACGGGTTCGGAAATGAACAACGGTTCAGTAATCACGAATGAAGTTACCAAGGAAAAAATGGGCTGGGGCAGTGTACATGCCTTCCCGGCATTCTCTATTCTTGATCCCGAAAATACCTTCTCTCTGCCGCGTGACCAGACCGTCTACGGCATGGTGGACATCATGTCCCATACGCTGGAGCATTATTTCCACACCGACGGCAACACCCCTGTGCAGGACGGCTTCTGTGAGACGCTGCTGCGCACCGTCATTGAAACGGCTCCGAAGCTGATCGAGGACCTGAACAATTATGAGCTGCGTGAAACGATCATGTACTGCGGAACAATGGCGCTGAACGGGATGGTGAGCATGGGCTTCGCCGGTGACTGGGCTACCCACAACATTGAGCATGCTGTCTCCGCGGTTTATGATATTCCGCATGGCGGAGGATTGGCGATTCTTTTCCCGCAGTGGATGAAGTACAATCTCAGCACGAATCCTGCCCGCTTCCGCCAGCTTGCGGTGAACGTATTCGGAATTGATCCTACCGGTAAAACGGATGAAGAAGCAGGACTGGAAGGAATTGAAGCCCTGCGCAGCTTCTGGGATTCCATTGGCGCTCCGAAGACGCTCGGTGATTATGACATCGATGACAGCGAAATCGGCAGCATGGCCGATAAAGCAGTGCGGTTCGGGCCTTTCGGCAACTTCCGCAAGCTGCAGCGCGAGGATGTTGTGGAAATCTACAAAATGGCGCTTTAA